The Triticum dicoccoides isolate Atlit2015 ecotype Zavitan chromosome 6A, WEW_v2.0, whole genome shotgun sequence genome has a window encoding:
- the LOC119316316 gene encoding calcium-transporting ATPase 5, plasma membrane-type-like: MPAGVVGVQAPEASPGRYVRRVDEVPPDDDGCDGVFGVDVRGPGDGDPFDIPAKRAPVERLRRWRQAALVLNASRRFRYTLDLKKEEEKEQIRRKIRAHAQVIRAALLFKEAGEKQNGDTELPEILPRGFGIGEDQLTSMTRDHNYSALQEYGGVKGLTNLLKTNPEKGIHGDEADLSCRANAFGANRYPRKKGKGFWVFLWEACQDLTLVILIVAAAISLVLGIATEGIKEGWYDGASIAFAVFLVILVTAVSDYKQSLQFQHLNEEKQNIQVEVIRGGRRIQVSIFDIVVGDVVALKIGDQVPADGILISGHSLAIDESSMTGESKIVLKDQKSPFLMGGCKVADGYGTMLVTAVGLNTEWGLLMASISEDNNEETPLQVRLNGVATFIGIVGLVVAAMVLVVLFARYFTGHTTNPDGTVQFVKGHTGVKSTIFGVIKILTVAVTIVVVAVPEGLPLAVTLTLAYSMRKMMADKALVRRLSACETMGSATTICSDKTGTLTLNQMTVVRSIVGAIELQPQATIEKLSPTVTSLVLEAIAQNTSGSVFEPEDGSTVEVTGSPTEKAILSWGLELHMKFALERSKSAIIHVSPFNSEKKRGGVAVIGRDSNVHVHWKGAAEIVLALCTNWLDVDGSTHEMTPDKANHFRKYIEDMAEQSLRCVAFAYRNLDPKDIPYEEQRINWELPDNDLTLIGIVGMKDPCRPGVRDAVELCTNSGVKVRMVTGDNLQTARAIALECGILTDPQASAPVIIEGKVFRAYSDAEREAVADKISVMGRSSPNDKLLLVKALKKNGHVVAVTGDGTNDAPALHEADIGLSMGIQGTEVAKESSDIIILDDNFASVVKVVRWGRSVYANIQKFIQFQLTVNVAALIINVVAAISSGNVPLNAVQLLWVNLIMDTLGALALATEPPTDQLMKRTPVGRREPLVTNIMWRNLFIQAVYQVAVLLTLNFRGRDLLHLTQDALEHSSKVKNSFIFNTFVLCQVFNEFNARKPEELNIFEGVSRNHLFLAVVSVTVVLQVIIIEFLGKFTSTVRLSWQLWLVSLAIAFISWPLALVGKFIPVPQTPLKNLILKCWPKKKKQGDEGAAPPPV; encoded by the exons ATGCCAGCCGGGGTCGTCGGCGTGCAGGCGCCCGAGGCGTCGCCGGGGCGCTACGTGCGGCGGGTCGACGAGGTGCCGCCCGACGACGACGGCTGCGACGGCGTCTTCGGGGTCGACGTGCGGGGCCCCGGGGACGGCGACCCCTTCGACATCCCCGCCAAGCGCGCGCCCGTCGAGCGGCTACGCCGGTGGAGG CAAGCTGCACTTGTGCTCAATGCATCTCGGCGATTCAGATATACACTCGACTTGAAAAAGGAGGAAGAAAAAGAACAAATAAGGAGGAAGATTAGGGCTCATGCTCAAGTCATACGG GCTGCACTACTGTTCAAGGAAGCAGGAGAAAAGCAGAATGGTGATACGGAATTACCAG AAATTCTCCCACGGGGGTTTGGAATTGGAGAGGATCAACTTACATCAATGACAAGGGATCATAACTATTCTGCTCTGCAAGAATATGGAGGG GTTAAAGGGCTCACAAATTTACTGAAAACAAACCCAGAGAAGGGGATCCATGGTGATGAAGCAGATTTGTCATGTAGGGCGAATGCTTTTGGGGCTAACAGATATCCTCGCAAGAAAGGAAAAGGCTTCTGG GTTTTTCTCTGGGAGGCCTGCCAGGACTTGACATTGGTTATCCTTATTGTAGCTGCAGCCATTTCTCTTGTATTGGGCATCGCAACAGAG GGCATCAAGGAAGGATGGTATGATGGTGCAAGTATAGCATTTGCtgtctttcttgtgatacttgttactG CTGTCAGTGATTACAAACAGTCCCTTCAGTTCCAACACCTCAATGAGGAGAAACAAAACATTCAAGTCGAG GTTATTAGGggtggtagaaggattcaagtgtcAATCTTTGATATTGTGGTCGGTGATGTAGTAGCTTTAAAAATTGGTGATCAG GTTCCAGCAGATGGCATTTTAATCAGTGGCCATTCTCTTGCCATTGATGAATCCAGTATGACCGGCGAAAGCAAAATT GTTTTGAAGGATCAGAAGTCACCTTTTCTAATGGGAGGATGCAAAGTAGCTGATGGTTATGGTACCATGTTG GTAACTGCGGTTGGTCTAAACACTGAATGGGGTCTATTAATGGCCAGCATTTCAGAAGATAATAATGAAGAGACTCCGTTGCAG GTGCGGTTGAATGGAGTAGCAACATTCATAGGCATTGTGGGGCTTGTTGTTGCAGCAATGGTCCTTGTAGTTCTCTTTGCAAG ATATTTTACAGGACATACTACAAACCCAGATGGTACTGTTCAGTTTGTTAAGGGGCACACAGGTGTGAAATCTACAATATTTGGAGTAATAAAGATACTAACTGTCGCG gtgactattgtcgtcgttgctgtACCTGAGGGACTACCGCTGGCTGTGACACTAAC CCTGGCTTATTCAATGCGGAAAATGATGGCAGATAAAGCTCTG GTGAGGAGGCTTTCAGCTTGTGAAACGATGGGTTCTGCTACAACAATTTGTAGTGACAAGACTGGTACATTAACGCTCAATCAG ATGACTGTGGTGCGATCAATAGTTGGGGCGATAGAGCTGCAACCTCAGGCTACTATTGAGAAGTTGTCACCTACAGTGACCTCTCTTGTACTTGAAGCAATTGCACAGAATACTTCAGGCAGTGTGTTTGAGCCAGAG GATGGTAGCACTGTCGAGGTAACAGGCTCACCAACTGAAAAGGCAATTCTTTCTTGGGGTCTTGAG CTTCATATGAAATTTGCCTTGGAGAGATCAAAATCCGCTATCATTCATGTCTCTCCATTCAACTCAGAAAAAAAACGCGGAGGCGTTGCAGTGATTGGG AGAGATTCAAATGTTCATGTGCATTGGAAAGGAGCTGCGGAAATAGTTCTCGCGTTATGTACAAATTGGCTTGATGTAGACGGCTCAACTCATGAAATGACACCTGATAAG GCTAATCACTTCAGGAAATACATAGAAGATATGGCGGAGCAAAGTCTTCGTTGTGTTGCTTTTGCTTATAGAAATCTTGATCCGAAGGACATTCCATATGAGGAACAAAGAATTAATTGGGAGTTGCCTGATAATGACCTGACTCTTATTGGAATTGTGGGGATGAAG GATCCTTGCCGTCCTGGAGTGAGAGATGCTGTTGAGCTGTGCACCAAttctggtgttaag GTACGGATGGTAACTGGAGATAATCTGCAGACAGCTAGAGCAATAGCACTTGAGTGTGGAATACTCACTGACCCCCAGGCTTCTGCACCAGTTATAATAGAGGGAAAAGTTTTCCGTGCATACAGTGACGCTGAAAGAGAGGCGGTTGCCGACAAGATATCT GTGATGGGAAGATCCTCTCCGAATGATAAGCTTCTTCTTGTAAAGGCACTGAAGAAGAATGGCCATGTTGTGGCTGTTACTGGAGATGGGACAAACGATGCCCCTGCATTGCATGAG GCAGATATTGGTCTTTCTATGGGCATTCAAGGAACAGAAGTAGCTAAAGAGAGCTCAGACATAATTATTCTGGATGATAATTTTGCTTCAGTCGTGAAG GTGGTCCGCTGGGGTCGTTCTGTTTATGCAAATATCCAAAAGTTCATTCAATTCCAGCTTACTGTAAATGTTGCGGCTCTTATAATCAATGTGGTTGCTGCTATTTCCTCGGGCAATGTTCCTCTAAATGCTGTTCAG CTTCTCTGGGTTAATCTCATAATGGACACACTCGGCGCACTTGCATTGGCTACTGAACCACCAACGGACCAGCTTATGAAAAGGACACCTGTTGGACGGAG AGAACCTCTTGTGACTAATATTATGTGGAGAAACTTGTTCATTCAG GCTGTCTATCAAGTGGCTGTTCTTTTGACGCTTAACTTTAGGGGCCGAGATCTTCTGCATTTGACTCAAGATGCCCTCGAACACTCCAGTAAAGTGAAAAATTCATTTATATTCAACACATTTGTCCTGTGTCAG GTGTTTAACGAGTTCAATGCACGTAAACCAGAAGAGCTGAACATATTTGAAGGAGTTTCAAGAAACCACCTCTTTTTGGCCGTTGTGAGCGTAACCGTCGTGCTGCAG GTGATAATTATTGAGTTCCTTGGGAAATTTACATCAACAGTGAGACTCAGTTGGCAGCTCTGGCTTGTTTCTCTTGCTATTGCTTTTATCAG CTGGCCGTTGGCTCTTGTTGGAAAGTTCATTCCAGTTCCCCAGACCCCATTGAAGAATTTGATCCTGAAGTGTTGGCCAAAAAAGAAGAAGCAAG GTGACGAAGGAGCAGCTCCTCCACCGGTGTGA